One part of the Marinobacter sp. M3C genome encodes these proteins:
- a CDS encoding chemotaxis protein CheW yields the protein MSAQAAPFAVLTNIALRSRQLSAGLPEQEKAAEQWNGIGFVLAGEHYVAPMGEVTEILHVPRFTQIPGVRSFLMGAANVRGRLLPLVDLDAFFELPRSTTRTLRQRRVLVVEKDDLFSGLVVDSVLGMQYFGAENFTSDTSGVPERIQPFVAGGYTRNGETWNVFSATELLGDERFLDVAQR from the coding sequence ATGTCTGCGCAGGCTGCCCCCTTTGCTGTTCTGACGAACATAGCCCTGCGCAGCCGGCAATTGTCAGCAGGTCTTCCAGAGCAGGAAAAAGCTGCGGAACAATGGAATGGAATCGGTTTTGTGCTGGCCGGTGAACACTATGTTGCGCCTATGGGCGAGGTTACCGAAATACTGCATGTCCCCCGTTTTACCCAGATACCAGGCGTACGCTCTTTTTTAATGGGCGCGGCCAACGTGCGCGGCCGATTATTGCCCCTGGTGGATCTTGACGCCTTTTTTGAACTGCCCCGCTCAACCACCAGAACCCTCCGCCAGCGAAGGGTTCTGGTGGTTGAAAAAGACGACCTGTTTAGCGGCTTGGTTGTCGACTCGGTTCTGGGCATGCAGTATTTCGGTGCAGAGAATTTCACATCAGATACCAGCGGTGTCCCTGAACGTATTCAACCCTTTGTTGCCGGCGGCTATACGCGCAACGGGGAAACCTGGAATGTGTTCTCGGCCACCGAACTGCTTGGCGACGAACGCTTTCTAGACGTTGCACAGCGGTAA
- the gshB gene encoding glutathione synthase, with protein MTVRLGIVMDPIDRIQFKKDSSLAMLWAAQQRGWQLVYMEPEDMYLNGGQARARSRNLTVRMDPSDWYSFESEDDIALGDLDVILMRQDPPVDREFLMATYILSAAEEQGALVVNPPAMLRDCNEKLFATQFEDLTPPLIVTCSSARLRAFYAEHKDIIMKPIDGMGGSSIFRIKENDGNLGVIIETLTEHGTRQAMAQKFVPAITQGDKRILMIEGEPVPYALARIPSAGENRGNLAAGGRGEGRELTDRDREICARVAPVIKAKGLMFVGLDVIGDYLTEINVTSPTCIRELDAAFGIDISALLMDAIAKRLQQR; from the coding sequence ATGACAGTCCGACTCGGTATCGTGATGGATCCCATTGACAGGATCCAGTTCAAAAAAGACAGTTCGCTGGCCATGCTATGGGCCGCCCAACAACGTGGCTGGCAGTTGGTTTATATGGAACCGGAGGACATGTACCTGAATGGTGGCCAGGCTCGGGCCCGCAGCCGCAACCTGACTGTGCGGATGGACCCAAGCGACTGGTACAGCTTTGAATCGGAAGACGATATTGCCCTGGGTGATCTGGACGTTATTCTGATGCGCCAAGACCCCCCGGTCGATCGTGAATTTCTGATGGCGACCTATATTTTAAGCGCCGCTGAAGAGCAGGGCGCGCTGGTGGTGAACCCGCCGGCCATGCTGCGCGACTGCAACGAAAAGCTGTTTGCTACCCAGTTTGAAGATCTGACGCCGCCGCTTATTGTCACGTGTTCTTCAGCGCGCTTACGGGCGTTTTACGCCGAGCACAAAGATATCATCATGAAGCCAATCGATGGTATGGGCGGCAGTTCTATATTTCGTATTAAAGAAAATGACGGCAACCTGGGTGTGATCATTGAAACCCTCACTGAACACGGCACCCGGCAGGCAATGGCGCAGAAGTTTGTGCCCGCAATCACACAGGGCGACAAACGCATTCTTATGATTGAAGGTGAGCCCGTACCTTACGCATTGGCGCGCATACCCTCCGCCGGTGAAAATCGCGGCAATCTGGCGGCCGGCGGCCGCGGTGAAGGCCGCGAACTGACCGACCGCGATCGCGAGATATGTGCCCGGGTGGCGCCGGTGATAAAAGCCAAGGGCCTGATGTTTGTGGGTTTGGACGTGATTGGCGATTACCTGACCGAAATCAACGTAACCAGCCCCACCTGTATCCGCGAACTGGACGCCGCCTTTGGCATTGATATCAGCGCGTTGTTGATGGATGCCATTGCCAAAAGGTTGCAGCAGCGCTGA
- the pilG gene encoding twitching motility response regulator PilG, producing the protein MDDNFGNLKVMVIDDSKTIRRTAETLLKKVGCDVITATDGFDALAKIADSKPDIIFVDIMMPRLDGYQTCALIKNNSTFKKTPVIMLSSKDGLFDKAKGRIVGSDQYLTKPFSKDELLNTIRHFVPQAQH; encoded by the coding sequence ATGGACGACAACTTCGGGAACTTGAAAGTCATGGTAATCGACGACAGCAAAACGATTCGTCGCACTGCCGAAACCCTTTTAAAAAAAGTGGGTTGTGATGTCATAACTGCGACTGACGGTTTCGATGCGCTGGCCAAAATTGCCGACTCCAAACCCGACATTATTTTTGTTGATATCATGATGCCGCGGCTAGACGGTTATCAGACCTGCGCCCTTATCAAGAACAACTCCACCTTCAAGAAAACGCCGGTCATCATGCTGTCCAGTAAAGATGGCCTGTTTGACAAGGCAAAAGGCCGTATTGTGGGTTCCGATCAGTATCTGACCAAGCCATTCAGCAAAGACGAACTGCTTAATACCATTCGTCATTTCGTGCCACAGGCGCAGCACTAA
- the pyrR gene encoding bifunctional pyr operon transcriptional regulator/uracil phosphoribosyltransferase PyrR, giving the protein MNGQLDIEPLLDKMEAGLRQLLQERGVSSPALIGIRTGGVWLAAELARRLQLQEPFGELDISFYRDDFSRIGLNPKVKPSSLPFDTADRDVVLIDDVIMSGRTIRAAMNEIFDYGRPASIILATLVDLGARELPVQPDVRGLALTLETNQRIKLRGPDPLRIELEQA; this is encoded by the coding sequence ATGAACGGACAACTTGATATAGAGCCACTACTGGACAAAATGGAAGCCGGTCTGCGCCAGTTGTTGCAGGAGCGTGGCGTAAGTTCACCGGCACTTATCGGAATTCGAACCGGTGGTGTGTGGCTAGCCGCCGAGTTGGCCCGGCGCCTGCAATTGCAGGAACCGTTTGGTGAGCTGGATATTTCATTTTACCGCGACGATTTCAGTCGCATTGGCCTGAACCCCAAGGTAAAGCCGTCGAGCTTACCGTTTGATACCGCCGATCGGGACGTCGTGCTTATAGACGACGTGATCATGAGCGGCCGTACGATTCGTGCTGCGATGAATGAAATCTTCGATTATGGGCGCCCGGCCAGTATTATATTGGCCACGCTGGTTGATTTGGGCGCCCGTGAACTGCCGGTGCAGCCCGATGTGCGTGGTCTTGCGCTAACGCTCGAGACCAATCAGCGCATAAAGCTACGCGGGCCCGATCCGCTGCGTATTGAACTGGAACAGGCCTAA
- a CDS encoding YqgE/AlgH family protein codes for MSDTANTTDNFRNHFLVASPWMGDPRFHGAVIYVCDHSAEGALGLTVNQPLDIHLGEILEQLDMHGGELDLPVFAGGPVQTERGFVLHNPGQRWQHTAEVTADIWLTTSRDILADIGAAKGPDEFLVALGYAGWGDGQLEAELGGNAWLTCPASPDLLFRTPWNRRYQAVLASMGIDINQLSETIGHA; via the coding sequence ATGAGCGATACTGCCAATACAACGGACAATTTCCGCAATCATTTTTTGGTGGCGTCACCGTGGATGGGCGATCCGCGTTTTCACGGCGCGGTGATCTATGTATGTGACCATTCCGCCGAGGGCGCGTTGGGTTTGACCGTGAACCAGCCGTTGGACATACACTTGGGAGAAATCCTTGAACAGCTCGACATGCACGGCGGCGAACTGGATTTGCCGGTGTTTGCCGGTGGCCCGGTGCAGACCGAGCGCGGTTTTGTACTGCACAACCCAGGGCAGCGCTGGCAGCACACCGCGGAAGTGACCGCCGACATCTGGCTGACCACCTCGCGCGACATATTGGCCGACATTGGCGCTGCCAAGGGGCCGGATGAATTTCTGGTGGCCTTGGGTTACGCCGGTTGGGGTGACGGTCAGTTGGAAGCGGAGTTGGGCGGCAATGCCTGGCTGACCTGTCCGGCGAGCCCGGACCTATTGTTTCGTACGCCCTGGAACCGTCGCTATCAGGCGGTTTTGGCCAGTATGGGCATCGACATTAACCAGCTTAGCGAGACCATAGGCCATGCATGA
- a CDS encoding dihydroorotase, translating to MKLSSRPSAGSVKIIGGQLYIGATASSAGALEANPGLLIKNGRIAALGPAALAQAADETLVAEHCIVSPGFLDLCCNLREPGNGQKGNMASETRAAAHGGFTSVCAAPDTSPVNDSGAVTNLIRDIAASRALVRVLPIGAVTRGLEGELLSDMAGLQKAGCVALGNASRGLRNARVLRRCMSYAQTFGLTLMFSPENQALAADGYAHDGLVTTRLGLLGIPEVAETTAVMEMILLAQETGVRLHLSQLSCARSVDMLAEARQRGIQVTADVAMHQLAFTEDALSGFDSRFHVRPPLRSERDRQALVAGVRDGVIDAIVSQHQPHESAAKQAPLAASEPGLSSIEVVLSLGLERVAANELSLPQLLRALTAGPAAVLGQSVASNAGLSAGAVADLCIFNPDQPWRPGPGTLVSAGGNGPVLERSMRGVMHYTLVAGHKAWPSLLP from the coding sequence ATGAAATTGTCTTCCCGCCCCTCTGCCGGCAGCGTGAAAATCATTGGTGGCCAGTTGTACATTGGCGCCACGGCCTCCAGCGCCGGTGCGCTGGAGGCCAACCCCGGTTTGCTGATAAAAAATGGCCGTATTGCGGCCCTTGGTCCCGCCGCCCTGGCGCAAGCAGCCGATGAAACCTTGGTGGCGGAACATTGTATTGTCAGCCCGGGGTTTCTGGATTTGTGCTGTAACCTGCGCGAACCGGGCAATGGCCAAAAAGGCAATATGGCCTCCGAAACACGGGCCGCTGCCCACGGTGGCTTTACCAGCGTGTGCGCCGCACCCGACACCTCGCCGGTAAACGATTCTGGCGCTGTAACCAACCTGATCCGTGATATTGCCGCCAGCCGTGCGTTGGTCCGAGTGCTGCCCATAGGCGCGGTTACCCGTGGCCTGGAAGGCGAGCTGCTCAGTGACATGGCCGGTTTGCAGAAGGCAGGTTGTGTTGCCCTTGGCAACGCCTCACGGGGCTTGCGTAACGCACGGGTTCTACGGCGTTGCATGTCTTACGCCCAGACCTTCGGGTTAACGCTGATGTTCAGTCCGGAAAATCAGGCGCTGGCCGCCGATGGTTACGCCCACGATGGCCTGGTGACCACGCGCCTTGGTCTGCTGGGGATTCCGGAAGTGGCGGAGACCACCGCGGTCATGGAAATGATCCTACTGGCACAGGAAACCGGTGTGCGCTTGCACCTTAGCCAGCTGTCGTGCGCTCGCAGCGTGGACATGCTGGCGGAAGCGCGCCAACGGGGAATTCAGGTCACCGCTGACGTGGCCATGCACCAGCTGGCTTTTACCGAAGACGCGCTGAGTGGATTTGACAGTCGTTTTCACGTGCGCCCGCCACTGCGCTCGGAGCGCGATCGGCAGGCCCTGGTGGCGGGTGTTCGCGATGGTGTTATTGACGCCATTGTTAGTCAGCATCAACCCCATGAAAGCGCTGCCAAGCAGGCGCCTCTGGCCGCCAGCGAGCCGGGGTTATCGAGTATTGAAGTTGTATTGTCGCTTGGCCTGGAGCGGGTAGCTGCTAACGAGCTGAGCCTGCCGCAATTGCTGCGCGCGCTGACTGCCGGCCCTGCTGCCGTGCTGGGCCAGAGTGTGGCAAGCAACGCAGGCCTGAGCGCCGGTGCGGTGGCAGATCTGTGTATTTTTAACCCCGACCAGCCCTGGCGCCCTGGCCCCGGCACTCTGGTGTCTGCCGGTGGCAACGGACCGGTACTGGAGCGCTCAATGCGGGGTGTGATGCATTACACCCTGGTTGCCGGCCACAAGGCCTGGCCGTCACTGTTGCCTTAA
- a CDS encoding TonB family protein has protein sequence MAVQVSDVDRFSFTLFVALAIHGVIVLGITFAPETPPPSAQTMEITLSRFTDEKAPEKADFLAPTSQQGSGTEEQAKELTSPQPVELNQTEVAQVQPEPQAQPEPQPVQQQAVVSTKAPSTRQVAKPEIRAEEVKELPIKSRPNLLQRSLEIASLEARLDAQQQAYSRKPRVLRVTAASTLQSSNAWYVQNWVSKVTRVGNMNYPAEARNSGLYGDLRLLVTLRKDGSLKEVLVVHSSGSTLLDDAAIRIVRFAGPYPPFPEEMSRNVDELEIIRTWSFQQRGLTSG, from the coding sequence ATGGCAGTTCAGGTAAGCGATGTTGACCGGTTTTCGTTCACCCTGTTTGTGGCTTTGGCGATTCACGGGGTGATTGTGCTGGGCATTACTTTCGCGCCCGAGACGCCGCCGCCATCGGCGCAAACCATGGAAATTACCCTGTCGCGTTTCACTGATGAAAAAGCGCCGGAAAAAGCGGATTTTCTGGCGCCCACCAGTCAGCAGGGCAGTGGCACCGAGGAACAGGCGAAAGAATTGACCAGCCCGCAGCCGGTGGAGCTGAACCAGACCGAAGTGGCGCAGGTTCAACCTGAGCCTCAGGCGCAGCCCGAACCTCAGCCGGTGCAACAGCAAGCGGTGGTGAGTACCAAGGCGCCCAGTACAAGGCAGGTTGCCAAGCCAGAAATTCGCGCCGAAGAAGTGAAAGAGCTGCCAATAAAATCAAGGCCAAATCTGCTTCAGCGCAGCCTTGAAATTGCCAGTCTGGAAGCCCGGCTGGATGCCCAGCAACAAGCCTATTCACGCAAGCCCCGTGTGCTGCGGGTAACCGCGGCTTCAACGCTTCAGTCTAGCAACGCCTGGTATGTTCAGAACTGGGTCAGCAAGGTTACCAGAGTGGGTAACATGAATTATCCCGCCGAAGCCCGGAACAGCGGTCTTTATGGCGACTTGCGCTTGCTAGTCACACTGCGCAAAGATGGCAGCCTGAAAGAAGTTCTGGTGGTGCATTCGTCCGGGAGCACTTTACTGGACGACGCGGCCATTCGCATTGTGAGGTTTGCGGGGCCTTATCCGCCATTCCCCGAGGAAATGAGCCGCAATGTTGATGAACTTGAAATCATACGTACCTGGTCATTCCAGCAGCGGGGGCTGACATCCGGATGA
- the pilH gene encoding twitching motility response regulator PilH, whose amino-acid sequence MARILIVDDSPTEVKKITTILQKHQHEVLTADNGADGVAKARSETPDLVLMDVVMPGLNGFQATRQLTRAPETASIPVIIVTTKDQETDRVWGTRQGAKGYLVKPVNESDLIQVINSLIG is encoded by the coding sequence ATGGCTCGCATTCTTATTGTTGACGACTCGCCCACCGAGGTGAAGAAAATCACCACCATATTGCAAAAGCACCAGCACGAAGTACTGACCGCAGACAACGGCGCCGATGGGGTGGCCAAAGCTCGATCGGAAACCCCCGATCTGGTGCTGATGGATGTCGTTATGCCCGGTTTGAACGGTTTTCAGGCCACCCGCCAACTAACCCGCGCACCGGAAACTGCATCAATTCCGGTTATTATTGTGACCACAAAAGATCAGGAAACAGATCGGGTTTGGGGTACCCGCCAGGGCGCCAAAGGTTATCTGGTAAAACCGGTTAACGAGAGCGATCTGATTCAGGTCATCAATAGCCTGATTGGCTGA
- a CDS encoding aspartate carbamoyltransferase catalytic subunit, with the protein MTAIATGPHHLQLTREGQLRHFLTLDGLGRELLTDILDTADSFIEVGERTIKKVPLLRGRTVVNLFFESSTRTRSTFELAAKRLSADVLNLDISTSATSKGESLADTLYNLEAMASDMFVVRHAQSGAPHFIAESVTPKVAIINAGDGRHAHPTQAMLDMLTIRQHKKTFAGLKVAIVGDVLHSRVARSQIRALNELGVAEVRVIAPGTLLPRDVEALGCTVEYDMLRGMKDLDVVIMLRLQKERMEGALLPSEGEFYRLYGLDRAKLALAKPDCIVMHPGPINRGVEIESAVADGPQSVILNQVTNGIAIRMAVMSMAMGGQLAERQQALNDIAKQEVRS; encoded by the coding sequence ATGACCGCGATCGCTACCGGCCCCCATCATTTGCAGCTGACCCGGGAAGGTCAGTTGCGGCATTTTCTGACTCTGGACGGCCTTGGCCGCGAGTTACTGACCGACATCCTCGATACGGCGGACTCTTTTATAGAGGTGGGCGAGCGCACCATTAAAAAGGTTCCGTTGCTGCGCGGGCGTACTGTAGTAAACCTGTTTTTCGAATCCAGCACCCGCACCCGCAGCACCTTCGAATTGGCGGCTAAACGCCTGTCTGCAGACGTACTGAATCTTGATATCAGTACCTCGGCGACCTCTAAAGGCGAATCACTGGCGGACACCCTGTACAACCTGGAGGCCATGGCCAGCGACATGTTTGTGGTGCGTCACGCCCAAAGCGGTGCACCGCACTTTATTGCCGAAAGCGTGACGCCCAAAGTGGCCATCATTAACGCCGGTGACGGGCGCCATGCCCATCCCACCCAGGCCATGCTGGACATGCTCACTATTCGGCAGCATAAAAAAACGTTTGCCGGTCTGAAAGTAGCTATTGTGGGTGATGTATTGCATTCGCGTGTGGCGCGCTCGCAGATTCGTGCTCTTAACGAGCTGGGTGTGGCCGAGGTGCGGGTGATTGCACCGGGCACGCTGTTGCCGCGGGATGTGGAAGCGCTGGGTTGCACCGTAGAGTACGACATGCTGCGCGGCATGAAAGATCTCGACGTGGTGATCATGCTGCGCCTGCAAAAAGAAAGGATGGAAGGCGCGCTTCTGCCCAGTGAAGGTGAGTTTTACCGCCTTTACGGTCTTGATCGGGCCAAACTGGCGCTGGCCAAACCGGATTGTATTGTGATGCACCCAGGGCCGATTAACCGCGGCGTGGAAATTGAATCGGCGGTGGCCGACGGGCCGCAGTCGGTCATCCTGAATCAGGTCACCAACGGCATCGCCATTCGTATGGCGGTGATGTCCATGGCCATGGGTGGCCAACTGGCTGAGCGTCAGCAAGCTTTGAACGACATTGCCAAGCAAGAGGTGCGCTCATGA
- the ruvX gene encoding Holliday junction resolvase RuvX, which yields MHEVGQRRVMAFDFGTRRIGVAVGQEMLGRGEPLTMIAARDGTPDWALLEKLLHEWRPDLVVVGLPLNMDDSENEMCARARKFGKRLHGRFHVAVEMVDERLTSYQAKGDVMAAGGSRDYKRHGIDDRAAVLILDTWFNQ from the coding sequence ATGCATGAAGTCGGCCAGCGCCGTGTTATGGCGTTTGATTTTGGCACCCGCCGTATTGGCGTTGCCGTGGGCCAGGAAATGCTCGGCCGCGGCGAGCCACTGACTATGATTGCGGCCCGTGATGGTACGCCGGACTGGGCCTTGTTGGAAAAACTGCTGCACGAATGGCGCCCTGACTTGGTAGTGGTAGGCCTGCCGCTCAATATGGACGACAGCGAAAACGAGATGTGCGCTCGCGCCCGTAAATTTGGCAAACGCCTGCACGGGCGCTTTCACGTGGCCGTGGAAATGGTGGATGAGCGCCTGACCAGCTACCAGGCCAAAGGCGACGTGATGGCCGCCGGTGGCAGCCGAGATTATAAGCGCCACGGTATAGATGATCGCGCCGCCGTACTGATCCTTGACACCTGGTTCAATCAATAG
- a CDS encoding methyl-accepting chemotaxis protein: MKNRAGKLGSRQGGNKLIAGLITVLIALTALLVVVLFMVNRDSQHDREYTNTTAELRVLSQQIAKNGTEAANGNASAFDQLSNTRDSFRQLWSNLTKGNSQTGLPASDTAAASQVQQHWDSVRENADIILATRDSVMNMREVTNTLNEIIPQMQVEYEDVSMVLQNSGAPEAQIALARRQSLLAERMFRSVNNVLSGDEDAVTAADRFLTDATQFGRVLNGQLDGNNALAITRVANEDALYGLEAVAELFGFIASNADAVLQASPDLFKVSNAANDIFENSEILLGKLSELATELRDLSAARVISPTLAFGLLAAVIAIVVLIGLAVYRESQTRLTKTQAQNEQNQNAILRLLDELADLADGDLTAEASVTEDFTGAIADSINYAIDQMRGLVQAIRGTAVRVATAAQESQSTAMQLADASEHQAQEIAGASAAVNEMAISIDQVSSNAAESSAVAERSVAIAKKGTDVVQNTIRGMDNIREQIQETSKRIKRLGESSQEIGDIVSLINDIADQTNILSLNAAIQASMAGDAGRGFAVVADEVQRLAERSSAATKQIEALVKTIQADTNEAVISMEHTTAEVVRGARLAQDAGVALEEIENVSTNLAELIQSISNAARQQSSSASHISNTMNVIQEITSQTSSGTNATAYSIGNLADMAFELRSSVAGFKLPDEDEVTDTNSKVPLVS; the protein is encoded by the coding sequence ATGAAAAACAGAGCCGGAAAACTCGGTAGCAGACAAGGTGGCAACAAACTGATTGCCGGGCTGATTACCGTGCTGATTGCACTCACCGCACTACTGGTTGTGGTGCTGTTCATGGTTAACCGTGACAGCCAGCACGATCGCGAATACACGAACACCACCGCCGAGCTGAGAGTGCTGTCGCAGCAGATCGCCAAAAACGGCACCGAGGCCGCCAATGGTAACGCCAGCGCGTTTGACCAGCTGAGCAACACTCGCGACAGCTTCCGCCAGCTCTGGAGCAATCTGACCAAGGGCAACTCGCAAACCGGCCTGCCCGCCAGTGACACCGCAGCGGCCAGCCAGGTGCAGCAGCACTGGGATTCGGTGCGCGAAAACGCCGACATTATTCTGGCCACCCGCGACTCGGTCATGAACATGCGGGAGGTGACCAACACTCTCAATGAAATCATCCCGCAGATGCAGGTTGAATACGAAGACGTCTCTATGGTTCTTCAGAACAGCGGTGCCCCGGAAGCCCAAATTGCTCTGGCGCGACGTCAGTCGTTGCTGGCTGAACGTATGTTCCGTTCAGTGAACAATGTACTCTCCGGTGACGAAGATGCGGTGACCGCCGCCGACCGTTTTTTGACCGACGCCACCCAATTTGGCCGCGTACTGAACGGCCAGCTTGACGGCAACAACGCGCTGGCCATCACTCGCGTTGCCAACGAAGATGCACTTTACGGGCTCGAGGCGGTCGCCGAGCTGTTCGGGTTCATTGCCAGTAACGCCGATGCGGTATTGCAGGCGTCTCCCGATCTGTTCAAAGTTTCCAACGCCGCTAACGACATCTTCGAAAACTCAGAAATTTTGCTCGGAAAATTGTCCGAACTGGCCACAGAGCTGCGTGATCTTTCGGCCGCGCGAGTCATCAGTCCTACTCTTGCCTTTGGGCTACTGGCCGCCGTGATTGCTATCGTCGTGCTCATTGGTTTGGCGGTTTATCGCGAATCCCAAACCCGCCTGACCAAAACCCAGGCACAAAATGAACAGAATCAGAACGCTATTTTGCGTCTGCTGGACGAACTGGCCGACCTGGCCGACGGTGACCTGACCGCAGAAGCATCGGTGACCGAAGACTTTACCGGCGCCATCGCCGACTCCATCAACTACGCCATCGACCAGATGCGCGGACTGGTGCAAGCAATCCGTGGTACCGCCGTACGAGTTGCTACAGCGGCTCAGGAAAGCCAGTCGACTGCTATGCAGCTGGCAGACGCGTCCGAGCACCAGGCCCAGGAAATTGCCGGCGCCTCGGCAGCGGTTAACGAAATGGCGATTTCTATTGATCAGGTATCGTCGAACGCCGCGGAATCGTCTGCAGTAGCAGAACGCTCGGTTGCCATCGCCAAGAAAGGCACAGACGTGGTGCAGAACACCATCCGCGGCATGGACAATATCCGCGAGCAAATTCAGGAAACCTCCAAACGCATCAAGCGCCTGGGTGAATCGTCCCAGGAAATCGGCGACATCGTATCGCTGATCAACGACATTGCCGACCAGACCAACATTCTGTCGCTGAACGCCGCTATTCAGGCCTCCATGGCGGGTGATGCCGGCCGCGGCTTTGCCGTAGTTGCCGACGAAGTACAACGGCTGGCAGAAAGGTCTTCTGCCGCCACCAAGCAAATCGAAGCTTTGGTAAAAACCATCCAGGCAGATACCAACGAAGCCGTTATCTCGATGGAGCACACCACTGCCGAAGTGGTCCGCGGTGCCCGCCTGGCGCAAGACGCAGGTGTTGCACTGGAAGAAATTGAAAACGTTTCCACGAATCTGGCTGAACTGATTCAGAGCATTTCCAACGCGGCTCGCCAGCAATCTTCTTCGGCTTCGCACATTTCCAATACTATGAACGTCATTCAGGAAATCACCTCACAGACTTCATCGGGCACCAACGCTACTGCTTACTCAATCGGTAATCTGGCAGACATGGCCTTCGAGCTGCGTTCGTCGGTAGCAGGTTTCAAACTTCCAGACGAGGACGAAGTAACAGACACCAACAGCAAGGTTCCGTTGGTAAGCTGA